Proteins co-encoded in one Prunus persica cultivar Lovell chromosome G6, Prunus_persica_NCBIv2, whole genome shotgun sequence genomic window:
- the LOC18774048 gene encoding uncharacterized protein LOC18774048 isoform X3 — MSASISVLRMRLILPGQVGKGCWPSTQQLQLTSIKLHLKITGSDEENYPLTRKVQRDIWMHQHPLNCRDPSVKFLVADWERLPGFGIGAQIAGMCGLLAIAINEKRVLVTNYYNRADHDGCKDSSRSSWSCYFFPETSQECRDRAFELMGSEEAWKKGTIKAKESYNSKQIWAGPTPRTWGDPWSHLQPTTDINGSLVAYHRKMDRRWWRAQAVRYLMRFQTEYTCGLLNVARHTAFGKEAANMVVTTFEGKWPKDAMVDRRSDIEEFVWSSHKPWMPRPLLSMHVRMGDKACEMKVVEFEEYMGLAGRIRKRFPQLKSVWLSTEMQEVIDKSRSYRHWDFYYTNVTRQVGNMTMATYETSLGRETSTNYPLVNFLMASEADFFVGALGSTWCFLIDGMRNTGGKVMAGYLSVNKDRFW, encoded by the exons ATGAGCGCCTCGATAAGCGTGCTGAGAATGAGACTTATCCTCCCTGGACAAGTTGGAAAGGGTTGTTGGCCAAGTACCCAGCAGCTGCAACTAACGAGCATCAAGCTACATCTGAAG ATTACAGGGTCTGATGAAGAAAATTACCCCCTGACCAGAAAAGTGCAACGAGACATATGGATGCATCAACATCCTTTGAACTGCAGGGATCCTAGTGTAAAATTTCTTGTAGCTGACTGGGAAAGATTACCTGGATTTGGAATTGGGGCCCAGATTGCTGGAATGTGTGGGCTTCTAGCTATTGCAATCAATGAAAAGAGGGTCCTTGTTACCAACTACTATAATCGGGCCGACCATGATGGTTGTAAAG ATTCATCCCGCTCCAGTTGGTCTTGCTACTTCTTTCCTGAAACATCCCAAGAATGTCGAGATCGCGCATTTGAGCTTATGGGAAGTGAAGAAGCCTGGAAAAAAGGCACCATTAAGGCAAAAGAAAGTTATAATTCAAAGCAAATATGGGCTGGACCTACACCTAG AACATGGGGTGATCCTTGGAGTCATTTGCAACCTACCACAGACATCAATGGAAGTTTAGTTGCTTATCATCGCAAAATGGATCGGAGGTGGTGGAGGGCACAG GCAGTACGATACTTGATGAGATTTCAAACTGAGTACACATGTGGCTTATTGAATGTTGCTCGTCATACTGCATTTGGAAAGGAAGCTGCCAATATGGTCGTCACAACTTTTGAAGGGAAATGGCCTAAG GATGCTATGGTCGATCGAAGGTCTGATATTGAAGAATTTGTTTGGTCTAGTCACAAGCCTTGGATGCCTAGGCCACTACTCAGCATGCATGTAAGAATGGGAGACAAAGCATGTGAAATGAAGGTAGTTGAATTTGAAGAATACATGGGTCTTGCTGGCCGCATTAGAAAGCGCTTCCCACAGCTCAAGAGTGTTTGGCTCTCCACTGAAATGCAG GAAGTCATTGACAAATCCAGAAGTTACCGTCACTGGGACTTTTACTACACGAACGTGACCCGCCAAGTCGGAAACATGACAATGGCAACTTATGAAACGAGTCTCGGCAGGGAGACTAGCACAAATTATCCACTTGTCAATTTCTTGATGGCAAGTGAAGCTGACTTTTTTGTTGGAGCATTGGGTTCCACTTGGTGCTTCCTTATAGATGGAATGAGAAATACCGGGGGGAAAGTTATGGCCGGATACTTGAGCGTCAACAAGGACCGGTTCTGGTAG
- the LOC18774048 gene encoding uncharacterized protein LOC18774048 isoform X2, which translates to MEPLNQKSLERAVSQKALQMGSSFPCQICVVGFLCGVCLTSLFLATLTSFGTFEFGGFSFSTISEGASAENSSSEIISTNCSFKPIIRTERIVDSLRSEEMINNESVSLLYSVWSALLTESESGESDDLQRLGVSTSRVPNAPHLENCKLKTQVNERLDKRAENETYPPWTSWKGLLAKYPAAATNEHQATSEGAYAPWITGSDEENYPLTRKVQRDIWMHQHPLNCRDPSVKFLVADWERLPGFGIGAQIAGMCGLLAIAINEKRVLVTNYYNRADHDGCKDSSRSSWSCYFFPETSQECRDRAFELMGSEEAWKKGTIKAKESYNSKQIWAGPTPRTWGDPWSHLQPTTDINGSLVAYHRKMDRRWWRAQAVRYLMRFQTEYTCGLLNVARHTAFGKEAANMVVTTFEGKWPKDAMVDRRSDIEEFVWSSHKPWMPRPLLSMHVRMGDKACEMKVVEFEEYMGLAGRIRKRFPQLKSVWLSTEMQEVIDKSRSYRHWDFYYTNVTRQVGNMTMATYETSLGRETSTNYPLVNFLMASEADFFVGALGSTWCFLIDGMRNTGGKVMAGYLSVNKDRFW; encoded by the exons ATGGAACCATTAAATCAGAAGTCGCTTGAGAGAGCTGTTTCTCAGAAGGCTTTGCAAATGGGGAGTTCATTTCCATGCCAAATTTGTGTGGTTGGTTTTCTGTGTGGAGTTTGTCTCACTTCTCTGTTTCTGGCTACTCTTACTTCATTTGGTACTTTTGAGTTTGGTGGATTTTCATTTTCGACCATTTCCGAGGGTGCTTCAGCTGAAAATTCAAGCTCAGAGATCATCA GCACAAACTGCAGTTTTAAACCGATAATCAGAACAGAGAGAATAGTTGATTCACTAAGAAGTGAAGAAATGATCAATAATGAGAGTGTCTCATTGTTGTattcagtttggagtgctttACTGACTGAATCAGAGTCTGGAGAAAGTGATGACTTGCAGAGACTTGGAGTAAGCACATCTCGTGTGCCAAATGCCCCTCATTTGGAAAACTGCAAGTTAAAAACACAAGTAAATGAGCGCCTCGATAAGCGTGCTGAGAATGAGACTTATCCTCCCTGGACAAGTTGGAAAGGGTTGTTGGCCAAGTACCCAGCAGCTGCAACTAACGAGCATCAAGCTACATCTGAAGGTGCTTATGCTCCCTGG ATTACAGGGTCTGATGAAGAAAATTACCCCCTGACCAGAAAAGTGCAACGAGACATATGGATGCATCAACATCCTTTGAACTGCAGGGATCCTAGTGTAAAATTTCTTGTAGCTGACTGGGAAAGATTACCTGGATTTGGAATTGGGGCCCAGATTGCTGGAATGTGTGGGCTTCTAGCTATTGCAATCAATGAAAAGAGGGTCCTTGTTACCAACTACTATAATCGGGCCGACCATGATGGTTGTAAAG ATTCATCCCGCTCCAGTTGGTCTTGCTACTTCTTTCCTGAAACATCCCAAGAATGTCGAGATCGCGCATTTGAGCTTATGGGAAGTGAAGAAGCCTGGAAAAAAGGCACCATTAAGGCAAAAGAAAGTTATAATTCAAAGCAAATATGGGCTGGACCTACACCTAG AACATGGGGTGATCCTTGGAGTCATTTGCAACCTACCACAGACATCAATGGAAGTTTAGTTGCTTATCATCGCAAAATGGATCGGAGGTGGTGGAGGGCACAG GCAGTACGATACTTGATGAGATTTCAAACTGAGTACACATGTGGCTTATTGAATGTTGCTCGTCATACTGCATTTGGAAAGGAAGCTGCCAATATGGTCGTCACAACTTTTGAAGGGAAATGGCCTAAG GATGCTATGGTCGATCGAAGGTCTGATATTGAAGAATTTGTTTGGTCTAGTCACAAGCCTTGGATGCCTAGGCCACTACTCAGCATGCATGTAAGAATGGGAGACAAAGCATGTGAAATGAAGGTAGTTGAATTTGAAGAATACATGGGTCTTGCTGGCCGCATTAGAAAGCGCTTCCCACAGCTCAAGAGTGTTTGGCTCTCCACTGAAATGCAG GAAGTCATTGACAAATCCAGAAGTTACCGTCACTGGGACTTTTACTACACGAACGTGACCCGCCAAGTCGGAAACATGACAATGGCAACTTATGAAACGAGTCTCGGCAGGGAGACTAGCACAAATTATCCACTTGTCAATTTCTTGATGGCAAGTGAAGCTGACTTTTTTGTTGGAGCATTGGGTTCCACTTGGTGCTTCCTTATAGATGGAATGAGAAATACCGGGGGGAAAGTTATGGCCGGATACTTGAGCGTCAACAAGGACCGGTTCTGGTAG
- the LOC109949493 gene encoding uncharacterized protein LOC109949493 isoform X2 — MGCFPKCFTSCKRRKLKKSVTVTPFKHQQSFEGTEKVVQIQHAEPTKLEDVLEAIKLTKESKEEENEEQSKNDAKKKVTFDLNTKVHHEESSTTTKEVTNSLVESSDEKQEIQKELGPILGSIISSVAPSHPLNKRYENCENNEDEYEDVVDLDGSDLDAADDYEQGHVDDEFDSKQQISIQEESSESLFSLSIDSRKQVYDAEIDEKEVNSPMPKLSASNQEVNLIGSNQNARDQSVLKPIENLTQWKEVKQKATSTASKHQEKENINTEQDCYVPFSPEPTLKLSKHCPRPKSDDQGTGVDTSLSSWLVESETTPKSNASNNSVGNNSLCERVINSPGSREDRPILGAWTTEEIKQLSAFSTPRRSRSPSPDQIPIIGTVGSYWCHTGQTMDSDSSSSCSGMPRTAGRNREQGETERIRK, encoded by the exons ATGGGGTGCTTTCCAAAATGTTTCACTAGTTGTAAGCGCCGAAAGCTCAAAAAATCAGTCACCGTGACTCCATTTAAACACCAACAA AGCTTTGAAGGTACTGAAAAAGTTGTTCAAATTCAACATGCTGAACCCACTAAGCTAGAAGACGTTTTGGAAGCCATTAAACTCACCAAAGAATCAAA AGAGGAGGAGAATGAAGAACAATCAAAGAATGATGCCAAAAAGAAAGTTACGTTTGATTTGAATACCAAGGTCCATCATGAAGAATCATCTACCACTACCAAGGAAGTCACCAATAGCTTGGTGGAAAGCTCCGATGAGAAACAGGAAATACAAAAAGAGCTGGGACCGATTCTGGGTTCCATTATATCAAGCGTAGCACCATCTCATCCGTTAAACAAAAGATACGAAAATTGCGAAAACAATGAGGATGAATATGAAGATGTGGTGGACTTAGATGGAAGTGATTTGGATGCAGCTGATGATTATGAACAAGGACATGTCGATGATGAGTTTGATAGTAAGCAGCAAATCTCAATTCAAGAAGAGTCTTCCGAATCATTGTTTTCGCTATCGATAGATTCCAGGAAACAAGTTTATGATGCTGAAATAGATGAGAAGGAGGTCAACAGTCCAATGCCAAAGCTCAGTGCCTCTAACCAGGAAGTTAATCTAATAGGATCAAACCAAAATGCTAGGGATCAATCAGTGCTGAAGCCCATTGAAAATCTTACTCAATGGAAGGAGGTCAAACAGAAAGCAACTTCCACAGCTTCAAAGCACCAAGAGAAGGAGAACATAAATACAGAGCAAGATTGCTATGTACCCTTTAGCCCAGAGCCTACTTTAAAGCTGTCAAAACACTGCCCCAGGCCAAAGTCCGATGACCAGGGAACTGGGGTTGACACTAGCCTTTCAAGCTGGTTGGTTGAATCTGAGACCACGCCCAAGTCCAATGCCAGTAACAATTCTGTGGGGAACAACTCACTCTGTGAGAGAGTGATAAACTCACCCGGAAGCCGCGAAGATAGGCCAATTTTAGGAGCTTGGACAACTGAAGAGATAAAACAGTTGTCTGCTTTTTCTACCCCGAGACGGTCGCGAAGCCCAAGTCCGGACCAGATACCGATCATAGGCACTGTTGGGAGCTACTGGTGTCATACTGGTCAGACCATGGATTCGGACTCAAGCTCTTCTTGCAGCGGAATGCCAAGAACAGCAGGGAGAAACAGAGAG CAGGGAGAAACAGAGAG GATCCGAAAGTGA
- the LOC109949766 gene encoding uncharacterized protein LOC109949766 translates to MANDKEVETSSKDGNKSDVSNPLFIHHPDHPGMNKLGFVDGTVKKPSKKTDPDEFSLWQRCNDMNQSWILNSLDQDIADSVIYFNTAHDIWEDLKEHFSQNNVPLIFQIQSDIASLTQDQMSVVAYYTRLKGLWDELASYSDVPSCTCGAMKDHAERDERNRVMQFLMGLNDSYATSREHILLMQPLPSIHNIYSLISQEEKQRQLGTSYTTLEPVAMVVRQHQGSSNSTLKPFHCTHCDWDHHTIDTCYKLHGYPPRHRLHKSNRNKKDSSFSANHGQNNPSMQELKSVMPNLFDSEY, encoded by the exons ATGGCTAATGACAAAGAAGTTGAAACTTCTTCCAAGGATGGAAACAAGTCTGATGTTTCCAACCCTTTATTCATTCATCATCCTGACCATCCTGGCATG AACAAACTTGGTTTTGTTGATGGTACTGTCAAGAAGCCCTCAAAGAAAACTGATCCTGATGAGTTCTCTCTTTGGCAACGTTGCAATGATATGAACCAGTCTTGGATCTTGAATTCCCTTGATCAAGATATAGCTGATAGCGTCATCTACTTTAACACTGCTCACGATATATGGGAAGATTTGAAGGagcatttctctcaaaacaacGTTCCTTTAATTTTCCAGATCCAAAGTGACATTGCCTCCCTTACTCAAGATCAAATGTCGGTTGTTGCTTATTACACAAGACTTAAGGGACTATGGGATGAGTTGGCATCATACAGCGATGTGCCGTCTTGTACCTGTGGTGCCATGAAAGATCACGCTGAACGCGATGAGAGGAATCGGGTGATGCAATTTCTTATGGGTCTGAATGATTCATATGCTACTTCTCGTGAACATATTCTTCTTATGCAGCCACTACCATCCATACACAACATCTATTCTTTAATTTCCCAAGAAGAGAAGCAACGACAACTGGGGACTTCTTATACTACCTTGGAACCTGTTGCAATGGTTGTTCGTCAACACCAGGGATCTTCAAATTCTACTCTCAAGCCTTTTCACTGCACTCACTGCGATTGGGATCATCACACAATTGATACTTGTTATAAACTTCATGGCTATCCTCCTAGGCATCGACTGCACAAATCCAACAGAAACAAGAAAGACTCAAGTTTCTCTGCCAATCACGGGCAGAACAATCCCAGTATGCAAGAATTGAAGTCTGTCATGCCAAACCTTTTTGACAGTGAGTATTAG
- the LOC18771986 gene encoding peroxisome biogenesis protein 12, whose product MLFQVGGQGTRPTFFEMAAAQQLPASLRAALTYSIGVLALRRPFLHRVLDYEDEFFSLLMLVLETHSLRTTDASFSESLYGLRRRAVKIKAMKDDPRLNPGDGIQHSGLEKRQRVLSVVFLVVLPYFKSKLHSIYNKEREARLQASLWGHVDERFDDADIFDRGEDSVIPRGNLDMESSVRTRLTRKIQKFIGACYPLLHASTEGFSFAYQMLYLLDATGFYSLGLHALGIHVCRATGQELMDTSSRISKTRSRERERLRGPPWLKALQGALLSGTYTVLDYAQTGLIAAVFFFKMMEWWYQSAEERMSAPTIYPPPPPPPPPQVAKEGIPLPPDRTLCPLCSQRRANPSVITVSGFVFCYACIFKYVSQYKRCPITLMPTTVDQIRRLFHDV is encoded by the exons ATGTTGTTTCAAGTGGGAGGCCAAGGGACTCGTCCCACCTTCTTCGAGATGGCGGCGGCTCAGCAGCTCCCTGCCAGTCTTCGCGCCGCTCTCACCTATTCCATCGGC GTATTAGCTTTACGAAGACCCTTCCTCCATAGGGTGTTAGACTATGAAGACGAATTCTTTTCGTTGCTCATGCTAGTTCTCGAAACTCATAGCTTGAGAACTACAG ATGCTTCCTTCTCTGAGTCTCTATATGGATTAAGAAGGCGGGCTGTGAAGATAAAAGCCATGAAGGATGATCCTCGCCTGAACCCAGGTGATGGAATTCAGCATTCTGGGTTAGAAAAGCGCCAAAGAGTTCTGTCAGTTGTATTTTTG GTTGTATTGCCTTACTTTAAGTCGAAATTGCATTCAATCTATAATAAAGAAAGGGAAGCCAGACTTCAAGCAAGCTTATGGGGACACGTTGATGAAAGATTTGATGATGCTGATATATTTGATAGAGGGGAGGATTCTGTTATTCCAAGAGGAAATTTGGATATGGAATCATCAGTTAGAACGCGTTTGACTAGAAAGATCCAGAAATTTATAGGTGCTTGCTATCCTTTGCTACATGCTAGTACTGAAG GATTTTCATTTGCTTATCAGATGTTATACTTGTTGGATGCAACTGGATTTTATTCCTTAGGATTACATGCTCTTGGGATTCATGTCTGTCGAGCTACAGGGCAAGAGCTG ATGGATACATCTTCTAGAATTTCAAAAACAAGAAGCCGTGAACGTGAGAGACTTCGTGGTCCTCCATGGTTGAAG GCATTACAAGGAGCATTGCTCAGTGGTACATACACAGTGCTCGATTATGCACAGACTGGGTTAATTGCAGcagtattcttttttaaa ATGATGGAATGGTGGTACCAATCTGCTGAAGAGAGAATGTCAGCTCCAACCATATACcctccacctcctccacctccacctccccAG GTTGCCAAAGAGGGGATTCCACTGCCACCCGATAGAACTCTTTGTCCTCTCTGTTCACAGAGGCGTGCGAATCCATCTGTAATTACAGTTTCTGGGTTTGTCTTTTGCTATGCCTGCATTTTCAAGTATGTTTCTCAG TATAAGCGATGTCCAATCACATTGATGCCAACCACCGTCGACCAGATAAGGAGGCTCTTTCACGATGTGTAG
- the LOC109949493 gene encoding protein JASON-like isoform X1: MGCFPKCFTSCKRRKLKKSVTVTPFKHQQSFEGTEKVVQIQHAEPTKLEDVLEAIKLTKESKEEENEEQSKNDAKKKVTFDLNTKVHHEESSTTTKEVTNSLVESSDEKQEIQKELGPILGSIISSVAPSHPLNKRYENCENNEDEYEDVVDLDGSDLDAADDYEQGHVDDEFDSKQQISIQEESSESLFSLSIDSRKQVYDAEIDEKEVNSPMPKLSASNQEVNLIGSNQNARDQSVLKPIENLTQWKEVKQKATSTASKHQEKENINTEQDCYVPFSPEPTLKLSKHCPRPKSDDQGTGVDTSLSSWLVESETTPKSNASNNSVGNNSLCERVINSPGSREDRPILGAWTTEEIKQLSAFSTPRRSRSPSPDQIPIIGTVGSYWCHTGQTMDSDSSSSCSGMPRTAGRNREDPKVKWKSTAFEAKLERALDMGLLEA, encoded by the exons ATGGGGTGCTTTCCAAAATGTTTCACTAGTTGTAAGCGCCGAAAGCTCAAAAAATCAGTCACCGTGACTCCATTTAAACACCAACAA AGCTTTGAAGGTACTGAAAAAGTTGTTCAAATTCAACATGCTGAACCCACTAAGCTAGAAGACGTTTTGGAAGCCATTAAACTCACCAAAGAATCAAA AGAGGAGGAGAATGAAGAACAATCAAAGAATGATGCCAAAAAGAAAGTTACGTTTGATTTGAATACCAAGGTCCATCATGAAGAATCATCTACCACTACCAAGGAAGTCACCAATAGCTTGGTGGAAAGCTCCGATGAGAAACAGGAAATACAAAAAGAGCTGGGACCGATTCTGGGTTCCATTATATCAAGCGTAGCACCATCTCATCCGTTAAACAAAAGATACGAAAATTGCGAAAACAATGAGGATGAATATGAAGATGTGGTGGACTTAGATGGAAGTGATTTGGATGCAGCTGATGATTATGAACAAGGACATGTCGATGATGAGTTTGATAGTAAGCAGCAAATCTCAATTCAAGAAGAGTCTTCCGAATCATTGTTTTCGCTATCGATAGATTCCAGGAAACAAGTTTATGATGCTGAAATAGATGAGAAGGAGGTCAACAGTCCAATGCCAAAGCTCAGTGCCTCTAACCAGGAAGTTAATCTAATAGGATCAAACCAAAATGCTAGGGATCAATCAGTGCTGAAGCCCATTGAAAATCTTACTCAATGGAAGGAGGTCAAACAGAAAGCAACTTCCACAGCTTCAAAGCACCAAGAGAAGGAGAACATAAATACAGAGCAAGATTGCTATGTACCCTTTAGCCCAGAGCCTACTTTAAAGCTGTCAAAACACTGCCCCAGGCCAAAGTCCGATGACCAGGGAACTGGGGTTGACACTAGCCTTTCAAGCTGGTTGGTTGAATCTGAGACCACGCCCAAGTCCAATGCCAGTAACAATTCTGTGGGGAACAACTCACTCTGTGAGAGAGTGATAAACTCACCCGGAAGCCGCGAAGATAGGCCAATTTTAGGAGCTTGGACAACTGAAGAGATAAAACAGTTGTCTGCTTTTTCTACCCCGAGACGGTCGCGAAGCCCAAGTCCGGACCAGATACCGATCATAGGCACTGTTGGGAGCTACTGGTGTCATACTGGTCAGACCATGGATTCGGACTCAAGCTCTTCTTGCAGCGGAATGCCAAGAACAGCAGGGAGAAACAGAGAG GATCCGAAAGTGAAATGGAAGTCTACTGCATTTGAGGCAAAATTGGAGAGAGCTTTAGACATGGGTCTACTTGAAGCTTAG
- the LOC18774048 gene encoding uncharacterized protein LOC18774048 isoform X1: MEPLNQKSLERAVSQKALQMGSSFPCQICVVGFLCGVCLTSLFLATLTSFGTFEFGGFSFSTISEGASAENSSSEIISMVAGTNCSFKPIIRTERIVDSLRSEEMINNESVSLLYSVWSALLTESESGESDDLQRLGVSTSRVPNAPHLENCKLKTQVNERLDKRAENETYPPWTSWKGLLAKYPAAATNEHQATSEGAYAPWITGSDEENYPLTRKVQRDIWMHQHPLNCRDPSVKFLVADWERLPGFGIGAQIAGMCGLLAIAINEKRVLVTNYYNRADHDGCKDSSRSSWSCYFFPETSQECRDRAFELMGSEEAWKKGTIKAKESYNSKQIWAGPTPRTWGDPWSHLQPTTDINGSLVAYHRKMDRRWWRAQAVRYLMRFQTEYTCGLLNVARHTAFGKEAANMVVTTFEGKWPKDAMVDRRSDIEEFVWSSHKPWMPRPLLSMHVRMGDKACEMKVVEFEEYMGLAGRIRKRFPQLKSVWLSTEMQEVIDKSRSYRHWDFYYTNVTRQVGNMTMATYETSLGRETSTNYPLVNFLMASEADFFVGALGSTWCFLIDGMRNTGGKVMAGYLSVNKDRFW, from the exons ATGGAACCATTAAATCAGAAGTCGCTTGAGAGAGCTGTTTCTCAGAAGGCTTTGCAAATGGGGAGTTCATTTCCATGCCAAATTTGTGTGGTTGGTTTTCTGTGTGGAGTTTGTCTCACTTCTCTGTTTCTGGCTACTCTTACTTCATTTGGTACTTTTGAGTTTGGTGGATTTTCATTTTCGACCATTTCCGAGGGTGCTTCAGCTGAAAATTCAAGCTCAGAGATCATCA GTATGGTTGCAGGCACAAACTGCAGTTTTAAACCGATAATCAGAACAGAGAGAATAGTTGATTCACTAAGAAGTGAAGAAATGATCAATAATGAGAGTGTCTCATTGTTGTattcagtttggagtgctttACTGACTGAATCAGAGTCTGGAGAAAGTGATGACTTGCAGAGACTTGGAGTAAGCACATCTCGTGTGCCAAATGCCCCTCATTTGGAAAACTGCAAGTTAAAAACACAAGTAAATGAGCGCCTCGATAAGCGTGCTGAGAATGAGACTTATCCTCCCTGGACAAGTTGGAAAGGGTTGTTGGCCAAGTACCCAGCAGCTGCAACTAACGAGCATCAAGCTACATCTGAAGGTGCTTATGCTCCCTGG ATTACAGGGTCTGATGAAGAAAATTACCCCCTGACCAGAAAAGTGCAACGAGACATATGGATGCATCAACATCCTTTGAACTGCAGGGATCCTAGTGTAAAATTTCTTGTAGCTGACTGGGAAAGATTACCTGGATTTGGAATTGGGGCCCAGATTGCTGGAATGTGTGGGCTTCTAGCTATTGCAATCAATGAAAAGAGGGTCCTTGTTACCAACTACTATAATCGGGCCGACCATGATGGTTGTAAAG ATTCATCCCGCTCCAGTTGGTCTTGCTACTTCTTTCCTGAAACATCCCAAGAATGTCGAGATCGCGCATTTGAGCTTATGGGAAGTGAAGAAGCCTGGAAAAAAGGCACCATTAAGGCAAAAGAAAGTTATAATTCAAAGCAAATATGGGCTGGACCTACACCTAG AACATGGGGTGATCCTTGGAGTCATTTGCAACCTACCACAGACATCAATGGAAGTTTAGTTGCTTATCATCGCAAAATGGATCGGAGGTGGTGGAGGGCACAG GCAGTACGATACTTGATGAGATTTCAAACTGAGTACACATGTGGCTTATTGAATGTTGCTCGTCATACTGCATTTGGAAAGGAAGCTGCCAATATGGTCGTCACAACTTTTGAAGGGAAATGGCCTAAG GATGCTATGGTCGATCGAAGGTCTGATATTGAAGAATTTGTTTGGTCTAGTCACAAGCCTTGGATGCCTAGGCCACTACTCAGCATGCATGTAAGAATGGGAGACAAAGCATGTGAAATGAAGGTAGTTGAATTTGAAGAATACATGGGTCTTGCTGGCCGCATTAGAAAGCGCTTCCCACAGCTCAAGAGTGTTTGGCTCTCCACTGAAATGCAG GAAGTCATTGACAAATCCAGAAGTTACCGTCACTGGGACTTTTACTACACGAACGTGACCCGCCAAGTCGGAAACATGACAATGGCAACTTATGAAACGAGTCTCGGCAGGGAGACTAGCACAAATTATCCACTTGTCAATTTCTTGATGGCAAGTGAAGCTGACTTTTTTGTTGGAGCATTGGGTTCCACTTGGTGCTTCCTTATAGATGGAATGAGAAATACCGGGGGGAAAGTTATGGCCGGATACTTGAGCGTCAACAAGGACCGGTTCTGGTAG